A single genomic interval of Streptomyces sp. 1222.5 harbors:
- a CDS encoding ABC transporter ATP-binding protein encodes MTEAAVRVRGLWKRFGQQVAVGGIDLELPAGKFIGLVGPNGAGKTTTLSMVTGLLRPDDGTVEIVGHDVWRDPVAVKARIGVLPEGLRLFERLSGRELLAYSGRLRGLPGDEVDKRATQLLDVLDLAGSQHKLVVDYSTGMRKKIGLAAALLHNPEVLFLDEPFEGVDPVSAQIIRGVLERYTASGATVVFSSHVMELVESLCDWVAVMAAGRIRATGPLAEVRGTHPTLQGAFLELVGASGRHTGSDLDWLGGGAAR; translated from the coding sequence ATGACCGAAGCTGCAGTACGTGTGCGGGGGCTCTGGAAGCGGTTCGGGCAGCAGGTGGCTGTCGGGGGAATCGATCTGGAGCTGCCGGCCGGGAAGTTCATCGGGCTGGTCGGGCCGAACGGCGCCGGGAAGACGACCACCCTCTCCATGGTCACCGGGCTGCTGCGGCCCGACGACGGAACCGTGGAGATCGTCGGCCACGACGTGTGGCGCGACCCGGTGGCCGTCAAGGCACGGATCGGCGTGCTGCCCGAGGGACTGCGGCTGTTCGAGCGGCTCTCCGGGCGGGAACTGCTCGCCTACTCGGGGCGACTGCGCGGGCTGCCCGGCGACGAGGTCGACAAGCGGGCCACACAACTGCTGGACGTCCTCGACCTGGCGGGCTCCCAGCACAAGCTGGTCGTCGACTACTCGACCGGCATGCGCAAGAAGATCGGGCTCGCCGCCGCTCTCCTCCACAACCCCGAAGTGCTGTTCCTGGACGAGCCGTTCGAGGGGGTCGACCCGGTGTCCGCGCAGATCATCCGCGGCGTGCTGGAGCGCTACACCGCCTCCGGGGCCACCGTGGTGTTCTCCTCGCACGTGATGGAGCTGGTCGAGTCGCTGTGCGACTGGGTGGCCGTCATGGCCGCCGGACGCATCCGCGCCACGGGCCCCCTGGCCGAGGTGCGCGGCACGCACCCCACCCTCCAGGGGGCGTTCCTGGAACTGGTCGGGGCGAGCGGCCGGCACACCGGCTCCGACCTGGACTGGCTGGGCGGCGGTGCGGCCCGATGA
- a CDS encoding SIS domain-containing protein encodes MSDGTPADLFFDAAINLLQRVREEEAGTIATAGTLLADTVAAGGRLFAFGAGHSSLAAQDVVYRAGGLALMNLLAVPGVVGVDVTPATLGSALERVDGLASAVLDTSPVRAGDALLIISLSGRNALPVEMAMSARTRGVKVIGVTSVAYASETTSRHASGTFLKDHCDVVLDSKIAVGDAELTLDTIPAPFAPASTVVTAALMQAVMATAAATLADRGIEPPLLRSGNVDGGHEWNGRVMREYGDRIFYRH; translated from the coding sequence ATGAGCGACGGCACGCCTGCCGACCTGTTCTTCGACGCCGCCATCAACCTGCTGCAACGGGTCCGCGAGGAGGAGGCCGGGACGATCGCCACCGCCGGCACCCTGCTCGCCGACACCGTCGCCGCCGGCGGCCGTCTGTTCGCCTTCGGCGCCGGACACTCCTCACTCGCCGCCCAGGACGTCGTCTACCGCGCCGGCGGCCTCGCCCTGATGAACCTGCTCGCCGTACCCGGCGTCGTCGGCGTCGACGTCACCCCGGCCACCCTCGGCTCCGCCCTCGAACGCGTCGACGGCCTCGCGAGCGCCGTCCTCGACACCTCACCGGTCCGCGCCGGCGACGCCCTCCTGATCATCTCCCTCTCCGGCCGCAACGCCCTCCCCGTCGAGATGGCCATGAGCGCCCGGACCCGAGGCGTGAAGGTCATCGGCGTCACCTCCGTCGCCTACGCCTCGGAGACCACCTCCCGGCACGCCTCCGGCACCTTCCTCAAGGACCACTGCGACGTCGTCCTCGACTCGAAGATCGCGGTCGGCGACGCGGAACTCACCCTCGACACCATCCCGGCGCCCTTCGCCCCCGCCTCCACCGTCGTCACCGCGGCCCTCATGCAGGCCGTCATGGCCACCGCCGCCGCCACCCTGGCCGACCGCGGCATCGAACCCCCGCTCCTGCGCTCCGGCAACGTCGACGGCGGCCACGAATGGAACGGCCGCGTCATGCGCGAGTACGGCGACCGGATCTTCTACCGCCACTGA
- a CDS encoding transcriptional regulator, with protein sequence MAARPLVARQPNERLQALIQEAGCSNAGLARRVNMCGAEHGLDLRYDKTSVARWLRGQQPRGRAPAIIAEALGRKLGRTVTIDEIGMANGKNLASGVGLQFSPTVLGAIEQVCELWRSDVGRRDFLSGSSVAASALVEPSRDWLISSPDAQVARQAGPRVGQADVAAVRSMTQALVDLDHQYGSGHVRPVVVHYLNSVVSGLLAGSYREAVGRELFASVARLTELAGYMAVDTGQPGLAQRYYIQSLRLAQAAGDRGYGGYVLAASMSHLAAQLGNPREIAQLARAAQEGARGHVSPRVEAMFHAAEARGHALLGDVRAAQAAGGRAVTAMEGADASRGDDPAWIAHFDEAYLADELAHCHRDLGQPEAAARYAEQSLAGHPESRARRRAIGYVLLATAQVQQREIEQACSTGLKAVELLETLRSNRGAEYLEDLQQRLEPFRDEAVVREFGARLDLQQAA encoded by the coding sequence ATGGCCGCAAGGCCTCTCGTGGCACGGCAGCCGAACGAACGGCTGCAGGCACTCATCCAGGAAGCGGGGTGCTCCAACGCCGGGCTCGCCCGGCGGGTCAACATGTGCGGCGCCGAGCACGGACTCGACCTGCGCTACGACAAGACGTCCGTGGCCCGCTGGCTGCGCGGCCAGCAGCCGCGGGGCCGGGCCCCGGCGATCATCGCCGAGGCGCTCGGGCGCAAGCTCGGCCGTACGGTCACGATCGACGAGATCGGCATGGCCAACGGCAAGAACCTCGCCTCGGGTGTCGGTCTCCAGTTCTCGCCGACGGTACTGGGGGCCATCGAGCAGGTCTGCGAGCTGTGGCGCAGCGACGTGGGGCGCCGGGACTTCCTGTCCGGCTCCTCCGTCGCCGCCTCCGCGCTGGTCGAGCCCAGCCGCGACTGGCTGATCTCGTCGCCGGACGCCCAGGTGGCCCGGCAGGCGGGCCCGCGGGTCGGCCAGGCCGACGTGGCGGCCGTCCGGTCGATGACCCAGGCACTGGTGGACCTCGACCACCAGTACGGCAGCGGGCACGTCCGCCCGGTCGTCGTGCACTACCTCAACAGCGTCGTCTCCGGGCTGCTCGCCGGGTCGTACCGGGAGGCGGTGGGGCGTGAACTCTTCGCCTCGGTAGCCCGGTTGACCGAGCTCGCCGGGTACATGGCCGTGGACACCGGGCAACCGGGCCTGGCCCAGCGGTACTACATCCAGTCGCTGCGGCTCGCGCAGGCGGCCGGGGACCGCGGCTACGGGGGGTACGTCCTCGCCGCGTCCATGAGCCATCTCGCCGCGCAGCTCGGCAACCCGCGGGAGATCGCCCAGTTGGCGCGGGCGGCGCAGGAGGGCGCGCGCGGGCACGTGTCGCCGCGTGTGGAGGCGATGTTCCACGCGGCGGAGGCGCGGGGCCACGCCCTGCTGGGCGACGTGCGCGCGGCGCAGGCGGCCGGCGGGCGTGCGGTGACGGCGATGGAGGGCGCGGACGCGTCCCGCGGCGACGACCCGGCGTGGATCGCGCACTTCGACGAGGCCTATCTCGCCGACGAGTTGGCGCACTGCCACCGTGACCTGGGGCAGCCCGAGGCGGCGGCCCGGTACGCGGAGCAGTCGCTGGCGGGGCACCCCGAGTCCCGGGCCCGCCGGCGCGCCATCGGGTATGTGCTGCTCGCCACGGCCCAGGTGCAGCAGCGCGAGATCGAACAGGCCTGCAGCACCGGCCTGAAGGCCGTCGAACTGCTGGAGACGCTCCGCTCCAACCGGGGCGCCGAGTACCTGGAGGACCTTCAGCAACGGCTGGAGCCCTTCCGGGACGAGGCGGTGGTACGCGAGTTCGGGGCCCGCCTCGACCTCCAGCAGGCCGCCTGA
- a CDS encoding metal-dependent transcriptional regulator, protein MSGLIDTTEMYLRTILELEEEGVVPMRARIAERLDQSGPTVSQTVARMERDGLVAVASDRHLELTDEGRRLATRVMRKHRLAECLLVDVIGLEWEQVHAEACRWEHVMSEAVERRVLELLRHPTESPYGNPIPGLEELGEKDGADPFLDEGMVSLADLDPGTDGKTVVVRRIGEPIQTDAQLMYTLRRAGVQPGSVVSVTESAGGVLVGSGGEAAELEADVASHVFVAKR, encoded by the coding sequence ATGTCCGGACTGATCGACACCACGGAGATGTACCTCCGCACCATCCTCGAGCTCGAAGAGGAAGGCGTCGTTCCCATGCGCGCCCGCATCGCGGAGCGGCTCGACCAGAGCGGGCCGACCGTGAGTCAGACGGTGGCGCGGATGGAGCGCGACGGCCTGGTGGCCGTCGCGAGCGACCGTCATCTGGAGCTCACGGACGAGGGCCGCCGGCTGGCGACGCGCGTGATGCGCAAGCACCGGCTGGCGGAGTGTCTGCTGGTCGATGTGATCGGCCTGGAGTGGGAGCAGGTGCACGCGGAGGCGTGCCGCTGGGAGCACGTGATGAGCGAGGCCGTGGAGCGGCGTGTGCTGGAGCTGCTGCGGCATCCGACCGAGTCTCCGTACGGCAACCCGATCCCGGGTCTGGAGGAGCTGGGCGAGAAGGACGGCGCCGATCCGTTCCTGGACGAGGGCATGGTCTCGCTGGCGGACCTGGATCCGGGGACGGACGGGAAGACGGTCGTGGTCCGCCGTATCGGCGAGCCGATCCAGACGGACGCGCAGCTGATGTACACGCTGCGGCGGGCGGGTGTGCAGCCCGGTTCGGTGGTGAGCGTGACGGAGTCGGCCGGCGGGGTGCTGGTGGGCAGCGGCGGTGAGGCGGCCGAGCTGGAGGCGGACGTCGCCTCGCACGTGTTCGTCGCCAAGCGCTGA
- a CDS encoding alpha/beta fold hydrolase, with the protein MARRIDVTGAGGVRLAAWDFAEPPKAQPHEAGRDPAGPGHGTPGVLLLHGLMGRASHWAAVARRLAGRHRAVALDQRGHGRSDKPPQAAYTREAYVEDAEAAVEQLGLAPAVLIGHAMGALTAWQLAAKRPDLVRGVIIFDMRASALGAASQRDWADWFRAWPVPFATLADVRKWFGEDDPWVERPDPARGAFYAEVMHEREDGWHPVFDPERMLRSRETWVYDAHWEELAQVRCPALVVRALDGELGRAEAQEMVRVLPRGEYAEVVDAGHLAHYDHPEGWRSVVEPFLDSLAGD; encoded by the coding sequence ATGGCACGGCGTATCGACGTGACGGGAGCGGGCGGCGTGCGGCTGGCCGCCTGGGATTTCGCCGAACCTCCCAAGGCGCAGCCGCACGAGGCGGGCCGGGATCCGGCCGGTCCCGGGCACGGCACTCCGGGTGTCCTGTTACTCCACGGCCTGATGGGCCGGGCCTCCCACTGGGCGGCGGTCGCCCGCCGGCTCGCCGGACGCCACCGAGCGGTCGCTCTCGACCAGCGCGGCCACGGCCGGAGCGACAAGCCCCCACAGGCCGCCTACACCCGCGAGGCCTACGTCGAGGACGCCGAGGCCGCCGTGGAACAGCTGGGCCTCGCCCCCGCCGTCCTCATCGGCCACGCCATGGGCGCGCTGACCGCCTGGCAGCTCGCCGCCAAACGCCCCGATCTCGTGCGAGGTGTGATCATCTTCGACATGCGGGCCTCCGCGCTCGGCGCGGCCTCGCAGCGCGACTGGGCCGACTGGTTCCGGGCCTGGCCCGTCCCCTTCGCCACCCTCGCCGACGTCCGCAAGTGGTTCGGCGAGGACGACCCCTGGGTGGAGCGCCCCGACCCGGCCCGCGGCGCCTTCTACGCCGAGGTCATGCACGAGCGCGAGGACGGCTGGCACCCCGTCTTCGACCCGGAGCGGATGCTTCGGTCCCGGGAGACGTGGGTCTACGACGCGCACTGGGAGGAGCTTGCGCAGGTACGGTGCCCCGCGCTCGTCGTCCGTGCTCTCGACGGCGAGCTGGGGCGCGCGGAGGCGCAGGAGATGGTGCGGGTGCTGCCGCGCGGTGAGTACGCGGAAGTGGTGGACGCGGGGCACCTCGCCCACTACGACCATCCGGAGGGCTGGCGGTCGGTCGTCGAGCCGTTCCTCGATTCGCTGGCCGGGGACTGA
- a CDS encoding transporter, translated as MTNPTATVVRLKLALLRNGLRQSGGRRAAFVASAVVALLFALSQLAGLLLLRGQPHADVVAVVGTAVLALGWAVLPLFFPTGDETLDPTRLVLLPLHPRPLVRALLAASLVGIGPLFTLLVLTGCALALAHGPAGYAVAVAAVALALLVCVALARAVAAANVRLLTSRRGRDLAVLSGLVIAIGAQLVNFGAQRLGSAGLGPLRPVGDVLSWVPPASAVGAVRSASEGAYGVAAAQLAVSLAGLTLLLAAWARSLTRLMTAPDGSTLQPLDAPARDRSGTAGPARLLPGGRTGTVMERSLRYIWRDPKTKAAWVTSLAIGLIVPVFNAVQGTGSIYFACFAAGMLGIQMYNQFGQDTSAFWMVAMTVSSARDAYAELRGRALALMLVTLPYAVLVTVLTTWLLDAWARLPEALGLSFALLGAMLATGAWTSARFPYSIPQEGHKNVAPGQAGLAWIAIFGGMVAAALLCSPVIALTIWLHVTADGADRTWLLLPAGTGYGAALTVLGLRLAAPRTASRLPEILTAVSKG; from the coding sequence ATGACGAACCCGACCGCCACCGTCGTACGACTGAAACTCGCCCTGCTGCGCAACGGACTGCGGCAGTCCGGGGGCCGGCGGGCCGCGTTCGTCGCCTCCGCCGTCGTCGCCCTCCTGTTCGCGCTGTCCCAGCTCGCCGGGCTGCTCCTGCTGCGCGGGCAGCCGCACGCCGATGTCGTCGCCGTGGTCGGCACGGCCGTCCTGGCACTCGGCTGGGCGGTGCTGCCGCTGTTCTTCCCGACCGGCGACGAGACCCTCGACCCGACCCGGCTGGTCCTGCTGCCGCTGCACCCCCGGCCGCTGGTACGGGCCCTGCTCGCGGCCTCGCTGGTCGGTATCGGCCCCCTGTTCACCCTGCTGGTCCTCACCGGCTGCGCGCTCGCCCTCGCCCACGGCCCCGCCGGGTACGCCGTCGCGGTCGCCGCCGTGGCGCTCGCCCTGCTGGTCTGCGTGGCCCTCGCTCGGGCCGTCGCCGCCGCCAACGTACGGCTGCTGACCAGCAGGCGGGGCCGCGACCTGGCCGTGCTGAGCGGGCTGGTGATCGCGATCGGCGCGCAGCTCGTCAACTTCGGCGCGCAGCGCCTCGGTTCGGCAGGACTGGGGCCGCTGCGGCCGGTCGGGGACGTCCTGTCCTGGGTGCCGCCGGCCTCGGCGGTCGGGGCGGTACGGTCCGCGAGCGAGGGCGCGTACGGCGTCGCGGCCGCCCAACTGGCCGTCTCACTCGCCGGTCTGACGCTGCTGCTGGCGGCCTGGGCGCGAAGCCTGACCCGGCTGATGACGGCGCCCGACGGGTCCACCCTCCAGCCCCTCGACGCCCCGGCCCGGGACCGCTCCGGCACCGCCGGACCGGCCCGGCTGCTGCCGGGCGGACGCACGGGCACGGTCATGGAACGCAGCCTGCGCTACATCTGGCGCGACCCGAAGACCAAGGCCGCGTGGGTGACCTCGCTGGCGATCGGACTCATCGTGCCGGTGTTCAACGCCGTGCAGGGCACCGGGTCGATCTACTTCGCCTGCTTCGCCGCCGGGATGCTCGGCATCCAGATGTACAACCAGTTCGGGCAGGACACCTCCGCGTTCTGGATGGTCGCCATGACGGTGTCCTCCGCCCGGGACGCCTACGCCGAGCTGCGCGGCCGGGCGCTGGCCCTGATGCTGGTCACCCTCCCGTACGCCGTCCTCGTGACCGTGCTGACGACCTGGCTGCTGGACGCCTGGGCCCGGCTCCCGGAGGCGCTGGGACTGTCGTTCGCACTGCTCGGCGCGATGCTGGCGACCGGTGCGTGGACCTCGGCCCGCTTCCCGTACTCCATTCCGCAGGAGGGCCACAAGAACGTCGCCCCCGGACAGGCGGGCCTCGCCTGGATCGCGATCTTCGGCGGCATGGTCGCGGCGGCCCTCCTGTGCTCCCCCGTCATCGCCCTCACCATCTGGCTCCACGTGACGGCCGACGGTGCCGACCGGACCTGGCTGCTGCTGCCGGCCGGCACGGGCTACGGAGCGGCCCTCACGGTACTGGGCCTGCGTCTGGCGGCCCCCCGCACGGCGTCCCGCCTCCCGGAGATCCTCACGGCGGTGAGCAAGGGCTGA
- a CDS encoding bifunctional DNA primase/polymerase produces the protein MEETIAGAQNTQMTGQIPQQRGESLLETAVRYAEERHWDVFPGTWLESVDGTQRCSCGEADCPAPGAHPARPDWATQATGSATVARRMWQKQPTASILLPTGRTFDALSVPESAGFLALARMERMELTLGPVTLSPDRRMHFFVLPGASAKVPDLVRTLGWSLTSLDLVALGEGAYVAAPPTRFGSRGAVQWACRPTPANRWLPDAEELISPLAYACGRDR, from the coding sequence GTGGAAGAGACGATCGCGGGCGCCCAGAACACTCAGATGACCGGTCAGATTCCGCAGCAGCGCGGGGAATCGCTGCTGGAGACCGCCGTACGCTACGCCGAGGAACGGCACTGGGACGTGTTCCCGGGCACCTGGCTGGAATCCGTCGACGGAACACAGCGCTGCTCGTGCGGTGAGGCCGACTGCCCTGCGCCGGGTGCGCACCCCGCGCGCCCCGACTGGGCGACCCAGGCCACCGGCAGTGCGACCGTCGCCCGCAGGATGTGGCAGAAGCAGCCCACGGCGTCGATCCTGCTGCCGACGGGACGGACCTTCGACGCGCTGTCCGTCCCGGAGAGCGCCGGCTTCCTCGCACTGGCCCGGATGGAACGCATGGAGCTGACGCTGGGCCCGGTCACCCTCTCCCCCGACCGCCGGATGCACTTCTTCGTGCTGCCGGGGGCGTCCGCGAAGGTGCCGGACCTGGTGCGCACCCTGGGCTGGTCGCTCACGTCACTGGACCTGGTCGCACTGGGCGAGGGGGCGTACGTGGCCGCTCCGCCCACCCGGTTCGGGTCCCGTGGCGCGGTGCAGTGGGCATGCCGGCCCACGCCCGCGAACCGATGGCTGCCGGACGCCGAGGAGTTGATCTCCCCGCTGGCCTACGCGTGCGGACGGGACCGCTGA